CATCGGTTGGCGCCGGTGCCGATATAGGCCGAGACGCCGGTTCGCCGCGCGGTGGCGACCAGCATGCCGATGAAACCATGGTCGCCGGGACCGTGCACGGTCGGCGCGAGTCGTACGACACCGGCGCGCACGCCCCGAGCGGCCGAGTCCAGGCACGCGCGCTCACCCGGAATCCGAAAACCCGCGGCCCCGTTCGGATCCGGCTCGTCCGACTCGGTGGACTCCCGTCCGGCCGGCATCACCAGCGTGCCGGAGGTGCTGACGAAGGGCTTGTCCGACTGTTCGAGGGCACGGGCGAGTGTCTCGATCGCGGTCCGGTCGCGCCGCATCATGTCCTCGGGATCGGTGAAGTCGCCTCCGAAGGCCATATGCAGGACGCCGTCGGCGTTTTCGGCGCCCTCACGCAGACTGTCGAGGTCGTCGAGGGAACCGCGGTGTGGCGTCGCGCCGAGTGCCGCCAGCCGGGCGGCGGCCGCATCCGACCGTGCCAGACCCGTGACGATGTGCCCAGCGGTGACGAGTTCGGTGATGACGGCGGGGCCGGTCAAGCCCGAACCGCCGGTGACGAAGATGTGCATATCGGAATCTCTCCGTTGCCGTGAGTGAACGACGCCATTCGTAGCGTCAGTGACTGACTCTACGCGTAGCGTCAGTCGCTGACGCAATGTGGTGTCAGTCACTGACGCTATGGGATAGGATCGGGCCGTGCCACGCAGCGGAGAACACGCGCGCCGCCGCCTGCAGCAGGCGGCTCTGGAACTGTTCCGGGACCAGGGATTCGACCGCACCACCGCGGCCGAGATCGCCGCCCGGGCCGGCGTCACCGAGCGCACTTTCTTCCGTCATTTTCCGGACAAACGTGAGGTGCTCTTCGGTGCCGAGGCCGAGGTGCGCGCCGCCCTCGTCGACGCGGTGGCCGAGGCGCCCGAGCGGCTGGGGCCGCTGGAGGTCCTGCTGTTCGCCTTCCGGCGGGCCGGGCACATCATCGAATCCAATCGCGCCTTCGCCGAACCGCGGTTTCGTGTCATTGCCGCGACCCCGGCGCTACGGGAACGCGATCTGGCCAAACATGCGGCACTGGTCGACGCGGTGACCGAGGCGTTGCGGCGGCGGGGTGTCGCCGTCCGGTGGGCCGGTCTGGCCACCCGGGTCGGCTGGGCGGCCTTCGACGAGGCGGCCGGGGCCTGGGTCGACGATCCCGAACCGGGCATGGACGCGCACCTGGACCGGGCCTTCGAGGAGCTGCGGCGGCTCGCCGCCGCGTCGCCGTCGCCCGCGGCTCTCGACGGACGCCGGTAAGGCCCTGCGTCCCACGGATTTTCGGGCGTCCGTCAGCGGTTGGTGAGCGCGGTGACCGAGGCGGCCACGGTCACGGCGTTGAATACGAACGCGATGATCGCGTTGGCTGTCACGGTTCGTCGCATCTCCCGGGAGATCACCGTGACATCGGTGGTGCCGAAGGTGGTCATCACCGAGACCGCGAAGTACACGTAATCGGCCCACTGGGCGGACTCGTCGCCGGGGAACTGCAGGGCGTTCTCGTCCTCCACCAGATTGTCGGCG
The genomic region above belongs to Nocardia spumae and contains:
- a CDS encoding SDR family oxidoreductase, producing MHIFVTGGSGLTGPAVITELVTAGHIVTGLARSDAAAARLAALGATPHRGSLDDLDSLREGAENADGVLHMAFGGDFTDPEDMMRRDRTAIETLARALEQSDKPFVSTSGTLVMPAGRESTESDEPDPNGAAGFRIPGERACLDSAARGVRAGVVRLAPTVHGPGDHGFIGMLVATARRTGVSAYIGTGANRWPAVHRLDAARLFRLAVERAPAGSVLHGTAESGVTLRSIAETIGRVLELPVVSLAPEEAVAHFVSPFMATAYGIDAPVSSVRTRELVGWTPTGPTLLDDLENGDYLAGGA
- a CDS encoding TetR family transcriptional regulator gives rise to the protein MPRSGEHARRRLQQAALELFRDQGFDRTTAAEIAARAGVTERTFFRHFPDKREVLFGAEAEVRAALVDAVAEAPERLGPLEVLLFAFRRAGHIIESNRAFAEPRFRVIAATPALRERDLAKHAALVDAVTEALRRRGVAVRWAGLATRVGWAAFDEAAGAWVDDPEPGMDAHLDRAFEELRRLAAASPSPAALDGRR